In Sporosarcina sp. PTS2304, a genomic segment contains:
- a CDS encoding helix-turn-helix transcriptional regulator gives MDKQQLIALVHPRLKLIRTEREYTQDQMADSVGISKKTLVQLEKGRQELGWTVAVAICAVYRESTILRAVLGEDPVELVEMAVHSEIHSQQLTSAVVTWWTDIGMWQQYKLQQHTVSGHYRIIGEGNQRLYSSAVKEKALAEFKKYMDIMN, from the coding sequence ATGGATAAACAACAGCTTATCGCTCTCGTGCATCCTCGCTTGAAATTAATTCGTACCGAGAGGGAATATACGCAAGATCAGATGGCGGACAGTGTAGGCATATCGAAGAAAACGCTCGTGCAACTAGAAAAAGGCCGCCAAGAGTTGGGGTGGACGGTGGCTGTTGCGATCTGTGCGGTGTATCGGGAGAGTACGATATTGCGAGCGGTTCTCGGAGAAGATCCGGTAGAATTAGTAGAGATGGCGGTGCATTCGGAAATTCATTCGCAACAGCTTACTAGCGCTGTGGTGACGTGGTGGACTGATATAGGGATGTGGCAACAATACAAGCTCCAACAGCATACTGTGAGCGGACATTATCGCATTATTGGGGAAGGAAATCAGCGGCTGTATAGTAGCGCTGTAAAAGAAAAAGCACTAGCGGAATTTAAGAAATATATGGATATAATGAATTGA
- a CDS encoding carbon starvation protein A, with translation MITFLFSIVLLIVGYFTYGKYIVKMFGVKEDRATPAYTSADGVDYVPMSTSKNSLIQLLNIAGVGPIFGPIMGALYGPVAFVWIVVGAIFAGAVHDYLTGMISIRNRGAHLPELAGKFLGKVMKHVVNAFALLLLVLVGTVFVSAPAGLLYNLMNGWMALGIIVALIFLYYILATLLPIDKIIGRFYPIFGALLVISAFGVGGMMVIKGVPIPELTFANLHPDNLPIFPLLFLTISCGALSGFHATQSPIISRTTQKESQGRKIFYGMMIAEAVIAMIWAAAGMALFNGANLSEILAAGGPAVIVSEVSVAMLGAVGGTLAILGVIILPITSGDTAFRSARMIIADYIKYPQVKLMSRLWIALPMFAISIALTQVDFNILWRYFSWANQSTAVIALFVGAMYLFIAGKNYWVALIPGTFMLMATTTYILNAAIGFGLPMNVSLIGATVISIFLVALFFNAAVKARAAKIPLEEDITGWNSTSTI, from the coding sequence ATGATTACATTTTTATTTTCTATCGTGTTATTGATTGTCGGATATTTCACGTATGGTAAATATATCGTGAAAATGTTCGGAGTGAAGGAAGACCGGGCGACTCCAGCGTATACAAGTGCGGACGGAGTCGATTATGTACCGATGAGCACGAGTAAAAACTCATTGATTCAGCTATTGAACATTGCCGGTGTAGGACCGATTTTCGGACCGATCATGGGTGCGCTTTACGGCCCGGTCGCATTCGTCTGGATCGTCGTCGGCGCAATTTTCGCAGGAGCAGTACATGATTATTTAACAGGCATGATTTCCATTCGTAATCGCGGCGCACATTTGCCTGAACTTGCGGGGAAATTCCTTGGGAAAGTGATGAAGCACGTCGTCAACGCATTTGCGCTCTTGTTATTAGTTTTAGTCGGTACGGTGTTCGTTTCGGCGCCAGCAGGACTTTTATACAATCTGATGAACGGTTGGATGGCACTAGGAATTATCGTAGCACTTATTTTCCTTTATTATATTTTGGCTACTTTATTGCCGATTGATAAAATTATCGGACGTTTCTATCCAATCTTCGGTGCGTTACTTGTGATCAGTGCATTCGGTGTCGGCGGCATGATGGTCATTAAAGGTGTACCAATTCCTGAATTAACGTTTGCGAACTTGCATCCTGATAATTTACCGATCTTCCCATTACTTTTCTTGACGATTTCTTGTGGGGCACTATCTGGTTTCCATGCGACACAGTCTCCGATCATTTCCCGGACGACACAAAAAGAAAGTCAAGGACGCAAAATTTTCTACGGTATGATGATTGCAGAAGCTGTCATCGCCATGATTTGGGCAGCGGCAGGTATGGCATTGTTCAATGGAGCGAACTTAAGTGAAATTCTAGCGGCTGGCGGACCGGCAGTCATTGTCAGCGAAGTGTCTGTCGCAATGCTCGGTGCAGTGGGCGGAACTCTCGCTATTCTAGGGGTGATTATTTTACCGATCACGTCAGGCGATACAGCATTCCGTAGTGCACGCATGATTATTGCGGATTATATTAAGTATCCGCAAGTCAAACTTATGAGTCGTCTATGGATCGCATTACCGATGTTTGCGATTTCTATCGCACTTACACAAGTCGATTTCAATATTTTATGGCGTTACTTCTCTTGGGCGAATCAGTCTACAGCAGTGATCGCGTTGTTCGTCGGGGCGATGTATCTCTTCATTGCAGGCAAGAATTACTGGGTAGCACTCATTCCCGGGACGTTCATGCTGATGGCGACTACAACGTATATATTAAATGCAGCGATTGGTTTTGGGCTTCCGATGAATGTCTCGCTAATCGGTGCTACAGTCATTTCGATCTTCCTAGTCGCGTTATTCTTTAATGCAGCAGTAAAAGCGCGTGCTGCAAAAATACCGCTAGAAGAAGATATTACAGGCTGGAATTCAACGTCTACAATTTAA